The segment TTCATTGACACCAGCTTCTTGTCCACCCATAATACGGGATTGAAcctacaaaattgaatttaaataaaattttttcgaagcgtccatttttttttactttttcactttaagtTTTTAGCTATCAATAAATGCTTTTAGACGCTTTCAAACTGTGTAAAAAGAGTtgaattttggataaaatttctGAGCAAgcacttttcaaaaaaaaaaaaactgtagtAATTCACTTAGAATCCTTCACAAAAATCCAGCTTTTGTGCATATCGATAGAATGTAGAAACTTACCCCTCTGTGTCCGCAACTGCATGGATTGAAAACAGCCTGAAGTGAGCAGGAGAATGAGATTCCAAGGATATTATTGGCCAGGAGTGATGATGAAAGTTGAAGACTGATCTTATTGAGATCAGAGAGTACGGAGAATGATCCGCTATTGCAGTATTTTGTCCCATCAGAGGAGCTTGGATTTCCCGACGCGGAGATtgttaagaaattcaagagaCAATTCCCAATTCCAATGTTTATTCCACCAGGAAGTTTCACATCGCAAGTTAGCTTGAGGCGATAGTCTTCAAATGCCGTGGCAGTCCACGTGCACTGTGGATCTAGTCCAGAAGAGATGTTAACAACAGTTGTACCAACTTGCAGATCATAATTGCAGCCTTGTCCCAGCACGAATGGCAAGAAGAGTCCACCAAGTAAAActaaatgaaagagaaaaataaaaggacgCTTGACGTggcttttcaacttttttaactttcaggaaaatattgaaaaaatttctttttaccgAAGATCcacatttttctcacacagaaCGGAATACTTTGTAACTCCTTtacaaaaaaactcaaaactgATGCCTCAAGATAAGATTTCGAGTGTCTTTATACAGCCGTTCGCCGTGGATCGCAAAAGATGGCCCCAGATATTTTATACAAACAAAACCATGAGACAACGACATAAagtaatttcttaatttaccTTCAtcatcacgatatttatttagctgttttcttttattttcttatttcgcgttttaattccacaaaaaaagttctttttttaagctattttGTCGTAAAGcggtttaatttaaaatgtggAGTAGTTCTAGAGAAGTCTTTGAAATGTCTAATGTTATTAAGATACAGAAGAAGCACACATATCACTGAGAAACATAAGAGAACACCGAGAACGCGTAAAGTAAatagtaaaaagtaaaatggaGTAAGCGTAACCCGCAAATACACAAAAATGGCTTCCCAAAATCATAACCTTACTTcctttacatttaatttttgaattttatttagcaaGCAGTTATGaataaaatggttttttttcttgctatttCTTCACTTTATTAAGCAACATCTAGGAAGAAAGCAACCCATAATCATCAAATATTTAGTTGGTGGACTTTGTAGTGAGACCAATCCTTTCTAAATGTTACAGTAGCTACTTTCAGGGGAACTGTTGACGATCCAATCGATAACAGCCCCAACACGTGTATTGAGGGTATCGTCATCCGAACACCTCGAAGGTTGTATGACACCCACAGTGTAGAGGCGATTAGTGCCCGGTCCTGTGTACATAAGACTACCTCCTGTATCAATCGTACAAGCGCTAGCTCCCTCTTTGTAGGCACAGATGTTATTTGATGTGAAGCTGGGATACTGTTGCTTGCATTCATCAGGGCTTATTACATTCAACTGTGTCTTTCGCAATACCAATGAATTCGGATCTCCATAGACCTCCGCTCCCCATCCGGCTATTTCCACAACACTCCCAGCTAGGGTGTCATCTCTGTACTTGTATGGTAAACAGATGACTCTAACTGCTggattcatttgaatttcctcCGCTGTCTTCACCACAGCAATGTCCCCGTATTCAATATTTGGGTGTGTATTGCAGTTTTCATAGAAGCAAGCAGCAGATTGAATGCTGTACAGCTTACTGTATTGAGATCTCTTACTAAGGTCATGCTCTGCAACTACCAGAACTATGTTGGTCGTAGGTCGATTAATAACACAAGATTGAGCTGTTAGAGCCCTCCAGCTGGATactaaataaagaaaatagggtatattaaaataaaattgataaattaaatatttaaaaactttgtgGAACCCACTTAAAGTTGCACCGCAGAATGCTGCCTTATAACGGACATCTACAAGAGCAGCTACTGCAGGAAAATCGTTAATACCGGCTTCTTCTCCACCCACAATACGGGATTGAAcctacaaattcaatttttaattaaaaataattcggATCTTCTCCACTTTGAGTTTttaatgattgaaaaaatgcttttagacGCTTTCAAACTACCTAAAGACTGCTTAATTTTGCGTAGAATTTCTGAGCAAGCACTTCTCAATAAAAACTACAGTAATTCATTTAGGATCCTTCACGCAAATTTAGCTTTTGTGCTTATATGGAGTGCGCAAACTTACCCCTCTGTGTCCACAGCTGCACGGATTGAAAACAGCCTGAAGTGAGCAGGAAAATGAGATTCCAAGGATATTATTGGCCAGGAGTGATGATGAAAGTTGAAGACTGATCTTATTGAGATCAGAGAGTACGGAGAATGATCCGCTATTGCAGTATTTTGTCCCATCAGAGGAGCTTGGATTTCCCGACGCGGAGATtgttaagaaattcaagagaCAATTCCCAATTCCAATGTTTATTCCACCAGGAAGTTTCACATCGCAAGTTAGCTTGAGGCGATAGTCTTCAAATGCCGTGGCAGTCCACGTGCACTGTGGATCTAGTCCAGAAGAGATGTTAACAACAGTTGTACCAACTTGCAGATCATAATTGCAGCCTTGTCCCAGCACGAATGGCAAGAAGAGTCCACCAAGTAAAACTAAATGAAAGAGAAGATTAAAAGGACGCTTGACGTGGcaccattttcttttcaacttttttaactttcaggaaaatattgaaaaaatttctttttaccgAAGATCcacatttttctcacacagaaCGGAATACTTTGTAACTCCTTtacaaaaaaactcaaaactgATGCCTCAAGATAAGATTTCGAGTGTCTTTATACAGCCGTTCGCCGTGGATCGCAAAAGATGGCCCCAGATGTTTTGTGCTAACAAAACCCTGAGACAAcgacataaaataatttcttaatttcccTTCAtcatcacgatatttatttagctgttttcttttattttcttatttctttttttttaagctattttGTCGTAAAGCGCATTAAACGTGGCTTCTACATCGCTTCTAATCCTTTTAAAATAGAGCTCAATGCTATTAGAAGTCTATCAAAACCACCTAATAgactaaataaaagaataagatGAGGGAATAAGATGAGGGAATGGCGGTAGgggagaagaataaaaatatgtttgttcttataataaaattccGAAAACTAGAGCTTTACCAAACGGCTGTAAAAACATGCGAAATGTACTTTTGAAGATCATAAAGTTCCAAAAGATAACTTTAGAAGAGAGTTTAGATGTCTCTTGAGCTAACAAAACCCAAAACGTGCGCaaacaaaattaaagtttCGCCTCATAATTTCATATCAATTTAAGAAGTattcattattttatcattaataTTTACCAAGGttacttattaaaaaaaaattcttcatgatTGAATAACCCTGACAATGATCAAAGGGCGCGAATGggttaaaaaacattaattcaaagaaatcgttttgaatatttttctatttttgaataattttatttaaatattttctattcaaataCTTACCCCTTTTCTGTCCAAAAATCTCGAAAAAGTCGCGCTGTAAaacaaattgagaaataaacaaatttttaaacaattttatatattatattttttctttttatttattattgaaatttcgGAAGCATCTACAAATTATGTGGTTGcttttttcgcttttttcttcactactagaacacaattctttttttttcttttcattatgaatgcaaaatttcttttccagaAAGAATAACAAGGTTTTatcgctattttttttctttaaatttttttataaatagtttatttctttcaattttatattttagtgATTCTCCGTGGTATTCGCATGggttaataataataatttaaaaaaaaaagaaaacgtttaaAGTTAACATTAAAACGaacgaattttttctttatttaattgacatgtatctattttctcttctttttctataatttattacataaaaaagaattgttaaaacaataaaacagAGAGGGACAACAAatataattaatgaaaatttgtgtttaaaaaagtaataataacaatttcaatattagtttttcaataattaatatttactgtattttttccaagatttttttgtcttaaaagttaaatttattttgagtaataatcatattttttttttcatttctttcacattatctcaataatttctattacaaatattctttttctttataagatgttaatattttttattaaaaaatacaaaagtggaatttattgtacaaaaaagGCGAAcaattatatttcatttttctttaataaattttttttttatttctttcacatttattaatataatattctCTCTACAGGACAAGTGTTTAtctttatgtaattttttttgacttttacgtaaattaattaacttatGTAATTTATATCAGGTTTACGAAACAgatcacgtttttttttgtttagaaaattattaagaaaatttattaataaatattgttttttgttgtttttaaaTGCTCCGTGTTAgtaagttctttttttcttgccttttttAAGGGTATTTTATAAGTAATTTATATGTTGAAAGAAGTCtgcggttttttttcttaataaactttcacagtatttttttattacttttttttctttcatcaaacagtacaatatatatataggCCCTGTGGAAACATACGCCGAAATTTGacgataaaaattaatttgaaattaaaagaaatttcttttatttaatcataaaaattaagaaaataaacatgtggttatatactttttttttcttttcttttaatacctTAATatcatatcaaaatatgaagttATATAGGGTAcctatatttttaataaatatttttttttcatttaaatgcagttcatctaaaaataattctacgttatttttttaaatagattttctatTGTGAAAGTGATTTGtcgaaattattatttttttctttatttacagGCATCagaaatttacaatttttttttaaataaataaatctattcgtgttctatttttttttgttaaagtaATTCTATGGTTTTCTTCACACCAAAAgggtttaattttttgtaaaataaatagaagGTTTTCATTTGGTTAGAtcagtaaaagaaaaagtatttttcaatgccgaaagaatatttttgcagactgaaagaatattttttctaaccgaataaatatttttgcagaccaaaaatatgtttccagactgaaagaatatttttacagaccgaaaaaatacttttcataCTGAAAGATCATAAACAAAATTGCTTATAACAGTCCAGCAATTCGACctgattattattattttttttatttgcagatAACTTTCAATCCTTAATTTACgttgattgattttcttttttaatttaagaattacaTTACTAgagaaagttaattttttttatccacatcgagagtttaaattgaaaacttttgttGCTATTTGCCTCACAAAATACATgcagaaatgaaaagaaaaataaaatcaaaatgaaaacatttcagAATGGCCTCTGagcaatgatttttctcagtgcaagcagttcttttgcggcttatttttttttcttaaaattcttattaagaatttttctttttatcaacgtaaaaaaaatctgcgcttcatttatttaaattctgttTAGATTCGTTGTTAATTTCGTAAACATCAACACCgcaattcacattttttcttttaaagtcctcaaaattcagcaattttcctttttaattcttgaaaGCGATTATacgtaaaatttaatattctttactaaaactagataaatatttttttattatatgttttttttaacactacAGTGTCTTTTTTATCATTGCAAATCGATATTTATGTTTACACAAAAATCCAATTTCCTTTATCCTCCAAGTTTGATCTCGATTTCACGACAACTTCTTgtgctttttcattttttttaaacttttaattgcattCAAAGGATTCAACAATCCCGTGTTTTAGAGCAATATattagatttttcaatttctcctgtatttatttttatttattttctttttattctaaaatatttttcttttcttctttaaacattatttttctacaaatcGCAAACTACATTTAATCCTACTCAACTACtataataagattttttttaacgtgtacaactatagaaaaaaatctaattcctatattttttaattctataatAATTCTAAGATCtatttcgcttttttttcttcattttgaaagtttcttttctgtCCTAAGGATCGTTTTTTAATAGATTCCGAATGACGAttgggttttattttttttaggttttcatatttatttttcttttttttttcagttataaC is part of the Lutzomyia longipalpis isolate SR_M1_2022 chromosome 3, ASM2433408v1 genome and harbors:
- the LOC129793823 gene encoding venom serine protease-like, giving the protein MWIFVLLGGLFLPFVLGQGCNYDLQVGTTVVNISSGLDPQCTWTATAFEDYRLKLTCDVKLPGGINIGIGNCLLNFLTISASGNPSSSDGTKYCNSGSFSVLSDLNKISLQLSSSLLANNILGISFSCSLQAVFNPCSCGHRGVQSRIVGGEEAGINDFPAVAALVDVRYKAAFCGATLISSWRALTAQSCVINRPTTNIVLVVAEHDLSKRSQYSKLYSIQSAACFYENCNTHPNIEYGDIAVVKTAEEIQMNPAVRVICLPYKYRDDTLAGSVVEIAGWGAEVYGDPNSLVLRKTQLNVISPDECKQQYPSFTSNNICAYKEGASACTIDTGGSLMYTGPGTNRLYTVGVIQPSRCSDDDTLNTRVGAVIDWIVNSSPESSYCNI